tttaaattttttgtggtatggagcttttgattcatgatattcaacttaattcattgattttataaagtgttgaccttttgaatcatgatattaaaatagtaattaatataatttgtttttttttgttcttaagatCATTATGTCAGCTGTTCCAGAATCaaatgcttcttctcaagcttctcgaggaagcaaaagaaaatgggttcgagGAAGATGCGACATTAGTTTCTGCATGGTGGactgcacaatgttggaacatttaatgtCGATACGGGTTCAAAGGTTatttgaacgagttggaaagaatgctacaaacggttttaccaaatgcaatgttgaaAGCGAAACCTAATATTGAATCAAGGATTAGGTTACTTAAAAGGAGTGGTCAATCGTcacgacatgcttaatggccaaaacaatagcgcttttggttgggacgagcataagCGACTTCGTTGTTCTTTGAATATGCGGTTTGGGAgtcctatttaaaggtaagattatttcaagtctttattatattatttttaccaaacttatgactaatatgatttcctcatttttttagagtcacagaGAAGCCGCTCAATTCAGATATCgtactttcccttactacgaccaGCTTACtaccatatacgcaagagatcgagcaactgggaaagatgctcaaacagatgctgatgttcttgaagaaataaatgctgaGGATGTTCGTACTACAGGTATGGATGAAGAAAGAAACTCATTCTATGATTGCGGTCGACATcctttggatgacatggatgtttcgaTGCGAGCCAGAacgagatagagaccaagggggttcctcatcttcaaacaagagaaagaagaaatctgatgctcgtgataatgtgtattcttcatttgatgaggctgccactttgttgggggaaaaaatccaggccgttggcgatcaaatcagtaggagtattgcttccgaggtggtagttcagTGAAGTCGAAGAATATcaaagatggaagagaaagcttcaaatttatattcaccttatggtcaattgaaggtttaaccgacgatcagcggtatgatgctttgagtaaaattcctgATCATCtaactcaaatgatcgttttctttagtttaccttctgttgcccaattggaatgggtcagaagatttctttctcaccattaaatatcaatgttcaaactttttgatgttgtaaaactatataacatatggattatgatgtagaatttcatttcatctaacattttcttaatataagttaattatgtttatgcagactataattctcaagttatatattgattttagtaaattcatataagaacattttattattaagaattttatgaaattatatatcattattaaattatatttaatattaattattttaaattgtataaattcatataagaaaatttattattaagaattttatgaaattatatattattattaaattatatgtaatatttattattttaaattatacaaattcataaaatataatttattagttataattattttaaattttattaaatcatatattttaatttaaatatatttaatattaattatttcaaattttcttttatagtatcatatattatgatttgaataaattcatataagaatagtaattattaagaattttattaaattatatattttaattataacatatttaataataattatgttaatttatattttacaagatcatatattatgatttgagtaaattcatgtaagaatattaattattaagaattttaataaattatataatttaattataatatatttaataataattatgtttaaatatgattaaattatttattactgatattaataatcttattaaaatttaaataacaataacaaataatttaccaaaacaaatttcgctaattattaagaattttattaaattatatattttaattaaaatatatttaataataattatgtttaaatatgattaaattatttattattgataataataatcttattaaaatttaaataacaataacaataatcatttacccaaacaaatttatgctaagggtattctagtcattttagttttttccattatgctattacatttctattacattcaaccaaacacaggattactattacgcctctattccattacattcaaccaaacagttgatttgctattacacctctattccattacacctccattccattacacctctaatccaatacacctctaatccaatacagcgaaccaaacgtggcCTTGATGTTTGACTATTTAATGGTAGTTGTCGACTACTTCAGCAACCATATGAACCCATTAAATGCAAAATGTTTGATGCCATTTATTAGTGGCATTAAGCATATATACCCACCAAGTGCAATGACCTTACAACTTAATGGTGCCATTTGTTTATGGTAACAACCATATGGTCCTACCAATACTAATGGCTTGTGGCCTATTTGGCTAAGCCAATAGGAACCATATTTCTCAAAAGTGGGTGATCACTGTAAAAGTGCTCTCGTATTGAAACAAACCCACCAAAATGACTTTGTTCGATAAAAAAGTCTTATCCCTTTTTTCCTTCCTCTTAAACAAAGTGAGTCGATGTTGTCAacacatttttaaaaatgtaatttttctaacCTCTTTGCCATTTTAAAGCAGTGAAAATTGTTTGCAAACATACTAACCCATAAATCGTAACCCTACAAGAATGAGTCGTGATAGGTATTTTTAGGGCCAAAATTTAAGAAGCCACTAATCGTAGTCAGCAATCTCACAATACTAAACTTGACACTCAAGGGCAGGGGCGAAGCGAGAACAAATTTTTAGGGggcgaatgaaattttaattttttatagtctatatctttataatttttaaacgattaaatcaaatttttataattttaagggggccaaagtacaattttacctttactaatttaaaattaaaaaaatcaagggcctaaatagaaattttctattttaaggggGCCAGGGCCCCTGCCAGCCCCTTTGTATCTGCCGCTGCCCAAGGGTGGCGAGATCAGCGTAATCGTTTGTCTTCTCCAATAGTTAAGGAATcaatactctttacgaaagtaaAATATGACATTCAATAATACTGAACTCAATAcatataaaaactttttaaaatttgattttctttggaATACGATGGaacatttgaaaattaagaataaaatgtagaataaaattttcataatttataatttataattatcaaacaatcaaattatatttcGTATATAGATAtatcaaacaaaatttatagcTTAAATCCAATACTTAATATTTCAATTCTTGTTTTTTcaacacttaattttttattttatcaaacatcatcttaattaaaagttttgataggtttaaaatttaagttaaacaACAATAACATTATGTTTGGTTGGGGGGAATAGGAATGCATTCCCCCTATTCCGCGGGCCCACAACCAAACGGGTGTTTGGTTGGACATAATACCATTACGTCCCGAATCAGTTCCGTCTCTAATACACCCAGGTCCTGTAATAGGTATTCCCCCCATTCAGCACCGATTAGGGAATCCTTACCCGTTTCTTATTTTCGTTTCCTTTTGCTGCCCTCATcgatttctgcttcttcttccatAGGTATTGCAGAGTTAATTTCTGTCCTCATTTCTTCTGCTTTCATAACAAATCCTCAAATATATCTCTTCAATCCAAATCTCCTCCCATTTCTTTACTGGTTCTCTCTCTCggtctcttttaaattttttttcctgtCATTTTTTTAGCTTTGGGTAACCAAAGGCCAAAACACACACACGCTAGAATCTGTTTTTTTGTGGTTTTTAAAATCCATTGCTTCATTGGGGACTGATTTTGAGGTATGAATCTTAAACTTTTTCTTTGTCTGTCATTgccttttcatttctattttggtttcagatcaatgttttttttcttatatttcaGTGGATTTATTTCTCTGCCGTTTCTTTGTTGCGATTTTTGTAACCCCTACTTCATCGGAGGCTAATTTCAGGTATGAATCTTTGCTTTAACAATGTCTTCGGCTTCCTCTGATTTATGGTTGTGGTTTGAGTCCTTTATTCTATTGGGGAGTTCTATTTAATTGCAGGGTGGCTTTGATTTCAAAGTTTTGTGGGAATACTATATTTTTGATTTCAATGTTTTCTTCTTTGTGTTAGATTTTTAttgttgtatgaaaattgaagaaTATTGGTTTCTAGCTTTTTGTAGCCAGAACCATTGCTGTTACTGGAAGGCATTAATCACCATTGTTTGACCATAACCAAGATGATAGGTgacattttcatgtattatgGTCTATGTTATGTTGATTAGGATTAGGTGGTGAGTGCCGGATATAGGTATCTCAGtcgttttgaaaatttttcatatatttagagGATCCTATTCCTAAATATGTTTCATATATTTAGAGGATTCAATACCCAGATTGATATCATACTTAAGACTcacattagaaaatttttcatacatttttttggggggggatGCAGAGTTGTGTGCTAATGTGAGTCTCAAGTATGATATCAATCTGGGTATTGAATGTAGTGGCAGTTAGTTAATATTAATTTGCCATGAATGTTATATATTGGTTCTTCTACCTCTAAAAAGCTTCTCCAGCTTTAGAATGACATTCAGGTGACTCATCTGTTGCATAGGAAAAGAGTTGCAATTTAACTATGGTTTCTACAGAGATATTAAGAAGTGTTGGCAGTTTGCATGCTCGAATTTGTTCCTTTGTTTCTGCACAGTTGATGAACCTTGACATGATAAAATGGCAAGTCAATGTacattttaatgtaaaaaatgctggcttttttttctttgaaattaggCAAGTATTTCTCAATTTTATGGCTGAGATCTGGAAGACTCCAAGAGTTTAATTATCTAGACTAAAGCTTTTTACTTTTGGTGCAGTGCAGTTGTACTGCCTAGGGTCTTTTTTCTCTGGTaggtttctttagtttttaaaaagaaaaaattatcgAGGTAATATACTTTGTACCCTTTTACTTCTACTTCTTGTTTTAAACCCTTTCTTGCATGTGATCTTTGCTGAGACAGTTTATGCATGTCTATGGTcttgcattttctttctccatCTTGCCGAAGTAGAGAGTTCCTTgtgttgttgcatgtaaatctGGCTTTAGTGGTAATATATATTTCCATATTTCCTTTTATCTGGCTTTGCAATTGCATGTAAATCTATTGTTGAAGTTTTCAATTGAAAATggtttctatatttttcttgaatgaTCTGTTTATATTGTGCTCtggattttaaaagaagaagaagaagaagaaaatttacgTGTATTGAAGTTAGCTTTGAAAATTGTCCATGAAGCATGAAGTTTAGATTGTGATCTGTTTATATTGTGCACTAGGTTATTCCCCTTATCATTATACTTATCGGATGTTATTACAACTTAGTGCACTGTCCCTTGCATCTTGTGACAAAATTTGCAAATTTTATGCTCTTGGGTTGTTTTTACATTTAAATCATATGgcatattatatttatggtttagggATACTGCCTTTGAGTCTTCCTTTTTGGTTTGATATGGCGAGTTCTAGTTCTTTGGAGTGTAGACTGCGCTTGAGCTCCATGCCCGATAGTTCTTGCTTATTCTTCATTGTAATGAAATTATAACTGAAACTTTAATTGAGGTACAAAGCTATTGGACTAGTTTGAATTGTATCTAGTTTGTAAATGAAAAACTCGGATGTAAATCTAGCTTTAGTGGTAATACATATTTCCATATTTCCTTTTATCTGGCTTTGCAATTGCATGTAAATCTATTGTTGAAGTTTTCAATTGAAAATGGTTTCtgtatttttcttgaaaatggtTTCTATAGTTTTCAATTTGTGAGTGCTCACTCTTTAGCAAAGAAAGATGACATTCTAAACCACTttcttaaaaaacaaaactttcttactttaatattcataataattaaacaGCACCAAATgatgatttttacaatttgggttTTTGCAGAATCCCGTGCAATCATAAGATACTATGCAGAAAAATACAAATCACAAGGGACTGATCTACTGGGAAAGACAGTAGAGGAAAGTGGTCAAGTGGAAAATTGGCTAGAGGTTGAGGCACACAATTTCAACCCACCAATTTATGCCTTGACCCTACATCTGATGTTTGCTTCCAAGATGGGGTTCCCTCCTTATGAAAATTTGATCAAGGAAAGCGAGGAAAAGCTAGGCAAAGTTCTGGATATTTATGAGGAGAGGCTGTCAAAGAACAAGTACTTGGCCGGTGATTTCTTTAGCCTTGCTGACCTGAGCCACCTGCCATTTACTCAGTACTTGGTGGGTCAAATGGGAAAGGAATACATGACAACCAGCAGGAATCATGTGAGTGCTTGATGAGATGATATTAGCAGCAGACTGTTTTGGCAGAAGGTTCTCCAACTCTATGCTCCTCCTTTCTAAGAATTGAAAATGATGCAATCTGGGGATGGGATCTTTTCAATGATGTCTGCTTTATTGTTTAGcagtttggtttggtttgattTGGGGTCTGGTCATTGTCTGTTTTAAGAGGCCAACTGGTTATCCTATGTTAGTTGTAGTTACAATAAAATGTTGGTAAGGGTAAGGGGTTACAGTTATCGTTGTGTTTGCCTATGTTTGATATTATGAATAAAGATGAAGAAATCATGGAGATATCAAAGAGAATCAAGTGCTCAATTGAATGTGCTTTAAAggcaatttttttcttttattttctgtggttttattacttattgattttctttttgttggttTAAATCTTCGAAATAATTGTCCAAAAGGTTTTGGTAGTGTTGGCATTGGCATTAATAAAAGTTTGAGCTTACTCTGAGTATAATTTGAACCCAAATGTGGTAGTGTTGGCATTGGCATTAGTAAAAGTTTGAGCTTACTATGAGTATAATTTGAACCCAAATCACATTTGAGGTGATAAATACTTTATCCATCAAGTTAATACATGGTTCAAGTTAATTATggtgtttatttattgttaataatttatacaaactTATGATTATAAGTAGTGTAAAAAGGTAATTTATTTACTATGATATCAAACAAGTGAAGTGGCTTAAAAAATTGGAAATCTAATTTTCGTAAGTCGGGATCCTACCATTTATTTCCTCTTTAGAGAATCACGCTCATTGAGCTTAGCtttatctaattttatattaagaattttattaaattatatattttattaaattatatttaataataattattttaaattatattttatagtattatatattatgattttagtaaattcatataagaagatttaatattaagaattttattaaattatatttaataataattattttaaattatattttatattattatatattatgattttagttaattcatataagaatatttaatattaagaattttataaattatatattttattaaattatatttaataataattatgttaaattatatttaatagtattatatattatgattttagtaaattcatataagaatatttaatattaagaattttattaaattatatattttattaaattatatttaataataattatgttaaaatatgattaaattatttattatttatattaataatattattaaaatttaataacaataacaataatcatctacctaaaaaaattctgctaaggggtattctagtcattttagtttttttcttatgctattacaatatcattttattcaaccaaacacaagaatactattacgcttCTATtctattacattcaaccaaacaattgaattactattacgcctctattccattacacctctattccattacagcgaaccaaacgtgcccttagTTTAACATTCCATAATTAagtgaaagaaattaaatatttctattcTTCTCTCAAATCTTGGTTTtttaccaaaatgttataaaataattatttatttaaataatataagtttagaagtattttccaaaatattatgaaatgtataatattttagtaaattcaacACTAAATTGAAATCATTTATGTCTATTTGAAAATATGTAATCATCAGTGGTGGTTATTTAAAATTCTGAAACGACATGTTATACATAAGTATGACAAGATAGAGAATCACTTCTGGACATTagatatagaaaaatataaagatcCAAATTACTCCTtaaagatgatattttgataaataatttagaaccatgttatttttataatattttagtaaaagagCCTTCAAATCTTATACCCTTTTCTTTTGAACctgatcaaattaatttttcaactattaaatagatcaatttcGCCATTATACTATGGAAAGTTAACCtttcttgtataaaaatatatcatttattatttcacaaaatatttttaaagttttcatggtttgtttggaattgaaatgcaattgaaaaaataaatttcaaaat
This genomic window from Gossypium raimondii isolate GPD5lz chromosome 10, ASM2569854v1, whole genome shotgun sequence contains:
- the LOC105775553 gene encoding glutathione S-transferase F9, with amino-acid sequence MMIFTIWVFAESRAIIRYYAEKYKSQGTDLLGKTVEESGQVENWLEVEAHNFNPPIYALTLHLMFASKMGFPPYENLIKESEEKLGKVLDIYEERLSKNKYLAGDFFSLADLSHLPFTQYLVGQMGKEYMTTSRNHVSA